Proteins co-encoded in one Aspergillus fumigatus Af293 chromosome 6, whole genome shotgun sequence genomic window:
- a CDS encoding NAD(P)-dependent oxidoreductase, with the protein MSLTPTVSLRIRGFSVPKSLLSSLSSVPQLQRSQARTFSTTLQRDATWGFIGLGQMGYLMAKNLRAKIPATDTLLVRDVNENATTRFVEETKEAAKSSGAADGTMKVEVAQSAREVAEQSTVMITSLPEPEHVKDVFHSILKHGDLPALEEERLFIDTSTIDPASSKEIANAIHSTRTGHFVDAPMSGGVVGARAGTLSFMFGASSQSGQLIERVRAVLMLMGKKAWHLGPPGAGVSGKLANNYILAINNIATAEAMNLGTRWGLDPKSLADMINTSTGRCWPMEVNNPVPGVVETAPASRGYEGGFGVGLMKKDLRLAITAAKESGTPLALAETAREVYNSVEQEYRGKDFSVVYKWLQDRSEQ; encoded by the exons ATGAGTCTCACACCCACTGTGTCCCTTCGAATCCGGGGATTTTCTGTCCCCAAATCGTTGctgtcttcattgtcatcggTGCCACAGCTCCAGCGGTCTCAGGCCAGGACGTTCTCTACCACGCTGCAACGTGATGCAACATGGGGATTCATTGGCTTAGGCCAAATGG GCTATTTGATGGCGAAGAACCTACGTGCCAAAATTCCAGCTACTGACACGCTTCTTGTGCGTGACGTGAACGAGAATGCGACGACGAGGTTTGTTGAGGAGACAAAGGAGGCAGCGAAAAGCAGTGGTGCTGCAGATGGCACAATGAAGGTTGAGGTCGCCCAGAGTGCTCGAGAAGTTGCGGAGCAGTCG ACAGTCATGATAACCAGTCTACCGGAGCCAGAACACGTTAAGGATGTTTTCCATTCAATCTTGAAGCATGGCGACCTACCcgctctggaagaagagcgccTGTTCATTGATACATCAACCATTGATCCCGCCTCGTCCAAGGAGATTGCAAACGCAATCCACTCAACACGGACAGGGCACTTCGTCGACGCTCCAATGTCAGGAGGAGTAGTAGGTGCTCGTGCAGGTACATTGAGCTTTATGTTCGGAGCATCGTCTCAAAGCGGCCAGCTCATCGAACGAGTCAGAGCGGTTCTCATGCTTATGGGAAAGAAGGCCTGGCATCTGGGACCTCCCGGAGCAGGCGTATCGGGTAAGCTTGCCAACAACTACATTTTGGCTATAAACAACATCGCAACAGCTGAGGCCATGAATCTTGGAACTCGCTGGGGCCTGGATCCCAAATCTCTCGCAGACATGATCAATACCTCTACTGGCCGCTGTTGGCCAATGGAAGTCAACAATCCTGTTCCAGGCGTTGTGGAGACTGCTCCAGCATCGCGTGGATATGAGGGCGGCTTTGGAGTCGGTTTGATGAAAAAGGACCTCAGGTTAGCAATCACGGCTGCGAAGGAGTCTGGCACTCCCCTGGCCCTAGCTGAAACTGCTCGTGAGGTATACAATTCTGTCGAGCAGGAGTACCGAGGCAAGGACTTCTCTGTTG
- a CDS encoding putative cell morphogenesis protein (PAG1), whose translation MPLIPDDSSLASHHNISSPPERLVTRSTPASAIHSREASAVRGRAADPSALAPSTLQPQNNRRGQSHSKSPDPTAARPGIGYDVSLERRPSNSYGHHRQTSIVHGVQHSRNPSFAASSNSTSPLSPELIASLGRGAGNEQEISSAGRLDQNEMPTIHHSPGGNGTSHILQGTLSTIEDQDTGEVGNANSASSVHRRMNSAGKSWKERSHSRSHSRQQHSESKTVGEYALHHLFNSFVGQADNKVNQAIMKLGHSDAPVEEVCGPGVDPNFDQLISALGHISRQKPKPLIDTIMLWRKAKGDAAIMAKQASQKPSTSDNVPIARRNTEPSQNVVDSAAPTDSTTSSTILTRQEDVVLAERRATVSVYLVCRVLIEIFNQSNIASITIDMAERLEDIVFGQLKTVDPDQISASPLRMANWRIYSQLLGIMSETNFTSVTGRFLAELERYQKEEMLRGPSREGDSRAELLILGMRHIRIRTYSDNWSKSCDFMRSLARLFANAHGQRVKQAYCYIFEKLLLPVAASSNCDLSLPKWKEFLDLVQSRLSQMLTKPRHWAAAFPLHVLLLCVSSKEVFLSQWLSVIQSLPARLKDRPTRGPALQAMCRLLWTYFFRYTDSPTVTLRKVEEVARIALPAGKRSYLSTDPAVAEPLIQLVRMIGFKHPDVCFRNIIFPLINSDLFLSGRELKIEQMEPEKMVIGIRSFLAIVTDLENCDQLCPPFPTGSIPNPFTDISAPTHLHRPQLLTDPRLPGSMESKDTALSLPVNTSRLSDNVKEYYTRFCDILGKITLLCDNTFGGQATLDEKFGGTTPKTPISEAFSFGRRDDHPSIGDQRQGFYDLFHVAVQALPRCLSDRIPFNSLINLLCTGTAHVQSNIASSSAESLKAIARQSHAQQVTIGFARFIFNFDARYSTMSDEGMLGPGHIESTLRLYVQLLQIWIEEIKQKTKGATTDPVDKSGTGSRALQLDLSTVLAHVEEIESHGLFFLCSQSRRVRAFAITVLRLITEFDRALGKENTRIIRVLEADAHEILNVNDEQLSVAERSRIQKGKRKSASHNTLIELCSSEVSYDSTLWSKVFPNIIRISFETCPFAVTLGREIVCARLVQMHKTITALADSPHPPPYAPIDPAQARALGRSNMTAEILIEQWKLYLVMACTTLNSVGAQSQSQLANAQHARKSSKGSQQSQDKISSARSLFAFVIPLLSAERSSIRNAIVMALGSINKNLYRTFLESLQYAVTTCNEEAKIRIGAHHRSPSSPRRNRKTDRLRTEVTHVYKLTSHFLREPEVYNDDWIVNNLVTYTKDLRIFLSDAEVQNDWEFQRLRFHYCGLMEELFEGINRTKDPSHWIPFESRKSAFSLMEDWCGYSPNQAQIAQREENMRKFAMAHQSESGEFRNTAAAMEIEKKNLRAAALSAMASLCAGPISITTESGSVLQFDVGRMLSWIDIIFNTLSDKWHAIGRRALKNLIIHNKEHSYLLERAIEMCHVSERPKALESYFEVVTQVLIEHTDYPLGFWRILGAVLVTLGNQKREIRMKSAKLLRILEERQQKSSRLQDFDISISDKTTAVYKLAQFETSRRLAKQHSDLAFTLFSEFSLHFRNVGPDSQRNMVAAILPWVQTMELQIDPNGGPTAKSYMLLANLFEITIRCGNILPNEVQALWQALATGPHGGNVQLVLDFIISLCLERKEQNFVEYAKQVVVFLSGTPAGSKVIEFFLMQVVPKNMVQERKDITPAPPDVKSLPYVADLGTVLPVGNKQAGLSLGQVALIFLVDLMVAPVTLPLEAVVKLLHVVLILWDHYMLTVQEQAREMLVHLIHELIAAKIDDDAPAATRQGIEDFVESIRESDPKVVWEYEDNNDKEDGDDGSRVPLSMSTVTRQVVNFFSFAYEGVSDLWAKEALNWATSCPVRHLACRSFQVFRCISTSLNPRMLADMLARLSNTIADEEADYQTFSMEILTTLKIIISSLAPADLLRYPQLFWTTCACLNTIHETEFIESIGMLEKFLDSVDMSDPAVVTELIQGQPPKWEGGFDGLQNLVYKGLKSSESLNRTLDVLHRLSGLPNNALIGNSDRLLFTILANMAHFLHQFDPDVDDPKTLARATLLARVAEGEGCPRLAASLLGLANGQYKTENDFLNHIIAEMRSYYFPRQDVQSLIFLMGLLTNTTKWFRVKIMKILCVLIPEIDMRRPEVTSHGPDLISPLLRLLQTELCPQALEVMDHIMTVSGNPMERHHIRMSMASSSSSRAIRKEYEKIQSLYGIPEPTGWSIPMPATQSSVTRHNVHAVFYTCAEVDPMEVQETVTPEVEFHADEYNDSFFPMRADTMKSMDTQMDGNMGDIVQKLDSLDDFFEETEPINSGLDVMPDASLRGFTGAYADTSAHLYDQQTAPILRKSLARTASTSSFHNGLAESRPPNQRFDSVGVYSPNTLMPQVSGHTLRPTTHARSVTSPANNLYPPSSSNVQFSTPPLGFSESAYLSDDEFEDGLYEFDERLTNNKPPTVFHNSQGRSVTDGSSSLESMIRSGMRRLTGGAAANREKERQRDLIRAQHRAAVQTANSPRVPKVPPEFLTGPTSNPTSPGQ comes from the exons ATGCCCCTCATCCCTGACGATTCAAGTCTCGCGTCGCACCATAATATTTCCTCCCCACCAGAACGCCTGGTTACAAGGAGTACTCCTGCGTCCGCCATTCATAGTCGAGAAGCCTCCGCTGTGAGGGGAAGAGCAGCCGATCCATCCGCTCTAGCCCCCTCGACGCTACAGCCTCAGAATAATCGTCGTGGCCAATCTCATTCGAAAAGTCCTGATCCGACTGCTGCACGCCCCGGTATAGGATACGATGTAAGCCTCGAAAGAAGGCCTTCGAACTCATACGGTCACCACCGACAGACTTCGATTGTCCATGGCGTCCAACATTCTCGAAATCCGAGTTTTGCTGCCTCCTCCAACTCTACGAGTCCTCTGAGTCCAGAGTTGATCGCGTCCCTCGGCCGCGGCGCTGGAAATGAACAGGAGATAAGTAGTGCAGGGCGGTTGGATCAGAACGAGATGCCAACGATTCATCATAGCCCTGGAGGCAATGGGACGAGCCATATCTTGCAAGGGACCTTGAGTACCATCGAGGATCAGGATACTGGCGAGGTCGGCAACGCAAACTCGGCGAGCTCGGTGCATAGAAGGATGAACTCGGCTGGAAAATCCTGGAAAGAGCGCTCTCATAGCCGCTCACACTCGAGACAACAACACTCGGAATCCAAGACTGTCGGCGAATATGCCTTGCACCATCTTTTTAATTCA tTCGTCGGTCAGGCAGACAACAAGGTCAATCAAGCCATTATGAAGCTTGGACATTCGGATGCTCCGGTAGAAGAGGTTTGCGGTCCTGGCGTGGATCCGAACTTCGATCAATTGATCTCAGCTTTGGGCCACATCTCTCGACAGAAACCAAAGCCGTTGATCGACACCATAATGCTATGGCGAAAAGCCAAAGGAGACGCAGCCATAATGGCTAAGCAAGCTAGTCAA AAGCCGTCTACCTCTGATAATGTGCCCATCGCGCGCCGTAATACAGAGCCGTCCCAGAACGTTGTTGATTCGGCAGCACCAACAGATTCTACGACGTCCAGCACCATCCTAAcacggcaagaagatgtcGTCTTAGCTGAGCGCCGTGCGACTGTGTCCGTGTATCTTGTTTGCAGAGTCTTGATTGAGATATTCAACCAGAGCAATATAGCATCCATAACGATTGACATGGCTGAGCGTTTGGAGGACATCGTCTTTGGTCAACTCAAGACGGTTGACCCGGATCAGATATCAGCGTCACCGCTTCGCATGGCTAATTGGCGGATCTATTCCCAGTTGCTTGGTATCATGAGCGAGACGAACTTCACGAGTGTCACTGGTCGCTTCTTAGCAGAACTCGAACGATATcagaaggaagaaatgcTCCGTGGGCCGTCAAGGGAGGGTGACTCTCGAGCAGAACTTCTGATCTTGGGAATGAGACACATTCGTATCAGGACCTATTCGGATAACTGGAGTAAATCATGCGACTTCATGCGATCATTGGCACGCTTGTTTGCCAATGCTCACGGGCAGCGCGTCAAACAGGCTTACTGTTACATTTTCGAGAAACTCCTCTTGCCAGTAGCAGCGAGTTCGAATTGCGATCTCAGCTTACCCAAGTGGAAAGAATTTCTGGATTTGGTTCAATCTCGCCTATCTCAAATGCTCACTAAGCCCCGTCACTGGGCCGCTGCCTTTCCACTTCACGTACTGCTATTGTGTGTGTCTTCAAAGGAGGTGTTCTTGTCTCAATGGCTCTCGGTTATTCAGAGTCTTCCTGCAAGGCTGAAAGACCGTCCAACAAGGGGCCCGGCCCTCCAAGCTATGTGCCGCCTGTTGTGGACATACTTCTTTCGCTACACAGACTCCCCAACCGTGACCCTCCGAAAAGTTGAGGAGGTTGCCAGGATAGCCTTGCCAGCTGGTAAAAGGTCGTACTTGAGTACAGATCCTGCAGTTGCCGAGCCCCTCATACAGCTGGTTCGCATGATCGGCTTCAAACACCCCGATGTCTGCTTCCGCAACATCATTTTTCCCTTGATAAACTCtgacctttttctttccggAAGAGAGCTCAAAATTGAACAGATGGAGCCCGAGAAAATGGTCATCGGTATCAGATCTTTTCTGGCGATAGTGACGGACCTTGAGAACTGTGATCAGCTCTGCCCTCCATTTCCTACTGGCTCAATCCCCAACCCATTCACTGATATCTCTGCTCCGACTCATTTACATCGACCCCAGCTTCTCACAGATCCGCGCCTGCCCGGTTCTATGGAGAGTAAAGATACAGCACTATCGTTACCTGTCAATACATCCAGACTAAGCGATAATGTCAAGGAATATTATACTCGTTTTTGTGATATCCTTGGCAAGATCACTCTGTTATGCGACAACACATTCGGTGGCCAAGCAACACTAGATGAGAAGTTCGGCGGGACAACTCCTAAGACACCAATCTCCGAGGCGTTTAGCTTCGGAAGGCGTGATGACCATCCAAGTATTGGGGATCAAAGGCAGGGTTTCTACGATTTATTTCATGTGGCGGTACAGGCGCTCCCCCGCTGCTTATCAGATCGCATCCCATTCAACTCGCTAATTAATTTACTTTGTACCGGGACTGCACACGTTCAGTCGAACatagcttcttcttccgccgAATCCTTGAAGGCAATCGCGCGACAGTCGCACGCTCAACAAGTCACTATTGGTTTCGCGAGATTTATTTTCAACTTTGACGCAAGATATTCCACCATGTCAGACGAAGGCATGCTCGGACCAGGCCACATCGAGTCCACGTTGAGGTTGTACGTGCAATTACTGCAGATCTGGATAGAAGAAATCAAACAAAAGACCAAAGGTGCAACTACAGATCCCGTGGACAAATCGGGCACTGGAAGTCGAGCTCTGCAGTTGGACCTCTCTACTGTCCTCGCACACGTTGAGGAGATCGAGTCTCAtggccttttctttctttgctcccaGTCGAGACGGGTCCGTGCATTTGCAATCACTGTGCTTCGGCTGATCACGGAGTTCGACCGCGCTCTTGGCAAAGAGAATACAAGAATTATAAGAGTCCTTGAAGCTGACGCGCATGAAATCCTGAACGTCAACGATGAACAGCTAAGTGTGGCGGAAAGAAGCCGAATtcagaaggggaagaggaagagcgctTCCCATAACACCTTGATTGAATTGTGCAGCAGCGAGGTGTCTTACGACTCGACTCTATGGTCAAAGGTATTCCCGAACATCATTAGGATCAGCTTCGAAACCTGCCCGTTTGCTGTGACTTTGGGACGAGAGATCGTCTGTGCGAGGCTCGTCCAGATGCATAAAACTATAACTGCTCTCGCTGATAGTCCGCATCCACCTCCATATGCGCCCATTGATCCTGCTCAAGCTCGCGCACTGGGCAGAAGCAACATGACTGCGGAAATCCTTATAGAGCAATGGAAGCTCTATCTAGTCATGGCTTGTACTACACTCAACAGCGTGGGTGCGCAGTCTCAAAGTCAGCTCGCAAATGCCCAACATGCGCGCAAATCCTCTAAGGGATCTCAGCAGTCGCAAGATAAGATCAGCTCCGCCAGAAGCCTCTTTGCTTTTGTGATACCGTTGTTGTCGGCTGAGCGATCCTCTATACGAAATGCAATTGTGATGGCACTTGGCTCTATCAATAAGAATCTTTATCGCACTTTTCTTGAGTCTCTTCAATACGCCGTAACGACATGCAATGAGGAAGCGAAAATTCGCATCGGTGCTCACCATCGATCCCCGAGCAGCCCCAGACGAAATCGGAAAACGGATCGCCTGAGGACAGAGGTCACGCACGTATACAAGTTGACTTCGCATTTCCTTCGAGAACCCGAGGTGTACAACGACGACTGGATCGTCAATAATCTCGTCACTTATACAAAGGATCTGCGCATCTTTCTAAGTGACGCTGAAGTGCAGAATGACTGGGAATTCCAACGCCTACGGTTCCATTACTGTGGCTTGATGGAAGAATTATTCGAGGGAATTAATCGGACCAAAGACCCGTCTCACTGGATCCCTTTCGAGTCACGAAAATCGGCTTTCTCGCTAATGGAAGACTGGTGCGGGTACTCGCCTAATCAAGCACAGATTGctcaaagagaagagaatatgCGAAAGTTCGCCATGGCCCATCAATCTGAATCTGGGGAGTTTCGGAACACAGCAGCTGCAatggagatcgagaagaagaatcttcgCGCAGCGGCTCTTAGTGCAATGGCCTCATTATGT GCTGGACCAATCAGTATCACTACGGAAAGTGGCTCAGTGCTTCAATTCGATGTGGGAAGAATGCTCTCTTGgattgatatcattttcAACACCCTCAGCGATAAGTGGCACGCGATCGGTAGACGAGCGCTCAAGAACCTGATAATCCACAACAAAGAGCATTCTTATCTACTGGAGAGAGCAATCGAGATGTGTCACGTCTCGGAAAGGCCGAAGGCGCTGGAAAGTTACTTTGAGGTGGTGACTCAAGTACTGATAGAACATACCGATTATCCACTTGGCTTCTGGAGAATCCTGGGCGCTGTACTCGTCACGCTGGGAAATCAGAAGCGCGAGATCCGAATGAAATCTGCCAAACTTCTTCGCATATTAGAAGAACGTCAGCAAAAGAGTTCAAGACTTCAGGACTTCGACATCAGCATCTCTGATAAGACCACAGCTGTATACAAGCTCGCTCAATTCGAAACATCCCGGCGGCTAGCGAAACAGCACTCTGATTTGGCCTTCACCTTGTTCTCAGAGTTCTCACTACATTTCCGGAATGTGGGCCCTGATAGCCAGCGAAATATGGTGGCCGCAATTTTACCTTGGGTTCAAACCATGGAGCTGCAAATTGATCCTAATGGTGGTCCAACAGCTAAGTCCTACATGCTTCTGGCCAATTTGTTCGAGATCACTATCCGATGTGGCAACATATTACCGAACGAGGTGCAAGCGCTCTGGCAGGCACTGGCAACAGGACCCCATGGTGGGAACGTACAGCTAGTTCTGGATTTCATCATCAGTCTCTGCTTAGAACGCAAAGAGCAGAATTTCGTCGAGTATGCCAAGCAAGTCGTGGTCTTCTTGTCAGGGACCCCTGCGGGCTCGAAAGTCATTGAATTCTTCTTGATGCAGGTCGTACCCAAGAACATGGTTCAAGAGAGGAAGGATATTACCCCAGCTCCACCGGATGTCAAAAGCTTACCCTATGTGGCGGACCTAGGCACCGTGCTTCCCGTCGGCAATAAACAAGCTGGCCTTTCGCTAGGTCAAGTGGCACTTATTTTCCTCGTAGATCTAATGGTTGCGCCAGTGACCCTTCCATTAGAAGCCGTTGTCAAACTGCTTCACGTCGTGCTCATTCTATGGGACCACTACATGCTCACTGTACAAGAGCAAGCTAGAGAGATGTTGGTCCATCTTATCCACGAGTTGATTGCTGCCAagatcgacgatgatgcTCCTGCCGCTACACGACAGGGCATCGAGGACTTCGTTGAATCTATACGGGAGAGTGACCCGAAGGTCGTTTGGGAGTACGAAGACAATAATGACAAAGAGGACGGCGACGATGGCAGCAGAGTACCTCTCTCGATGTCCACTGTTACTCGTCAGGTCGTCAATTTTTTCAGCTTCGCATACGAGGGTGTCAGTGATCTCTGGGCCAAGGAAGCACTCAACTGGGCTACTTCATGCCCTGTGCGACACCTGGCATGTCGGTCATTCCAAGTATTCCGCTGCATATCAACGTCCCTTAACCCGAGGATGCTTGCAGACATGTTGGCCCGGCTCTCAAATACCATCGCGGATGAAGAGGCAGATTACCAAACCTTTTCCATGGAAATTCTAACAACTCTGAAAATCATCATTAGCTCTCTTGCCCCCGCTGACCTGCTGCGTTATCCCCAGTTATTCTGGACTACTTGTGCTTGTCTCAATACTATTCACGAGACGGAATTCATTGAGAGTATTGGAATGCTGGAGAAGTTCCTGGACAGTGTCGATATGAGTGACCCCGCAGTAGTCACCGAGCTCATTCAAGGTCAGCCACCCAAGTGGGAAGGCGGCTTTGACGGGCTCCAAAACCTGGTCTACAAAGGATTGAAATCCTCAGAATCCCTCAATCGCACCCTGGATGTCCTGCATCGACTAAGTGGTCTTCCAAACAACGCGCTTATTGGGAATAGCGACAGACTGCTTTTTACAATCCTAGCAAATATGGCTCATTTTCTCCACCAATTCGACCCAGACGTTGATGATCCAAAGACTCTTGCGCGTGCTACGTTGTTGGCGCGCGTTGCTGAGGGAGAAGGATGCCCCCGTCTCGCAGCGTCTCTTCTCGGGCTCGCCAACGGACAATATAAGACTGAGAACGATTTTCTAAATCACATCATTGCAGAGATGCGGTCTTACTACTTCCCTCGTCAGGACGTTCAGAGCCTGATTTTTCTGATGGGCCTCCTGACAAATACCACGAAATGGTTTCGCGTTAAGATCATGAAGATTCTCTGCGTGTTGATACCTGAGATTGACATGCGGCGGCCCGAGGTGACCTCGCATGGACCTGACCTGATTTCTCCGCTCCTACGACTTCTACAGACCGAACTTTGCCCTCAAGCCTTGGAAGTCATGGATCACATCATGACTGTTTCCGGAAATCCTATGGAGCGCCATCACATTCGAATGAGTAtggcctcatcgtcgtcctcgcgGGCCATCCGCAAAGAATACGAGAAGATTCAGAGTCTTTATGGCATTCCCGAACCTACTGGGTGGTCCATACCCATGCCTGCCACCCAATCAAGTGTCACTCGGCATAATGTTCACGCTGTATTCTACACCTGTGCTGAGGTGGACCCTATGGAAGTGCAAGAGACTGTTACACCGGAAGTCGAATTCCACGCGGATGAATACAATGATTCATTCTTCCCTATGCGTGCCGATACCATGAAATCAATGGACACGCAGATGGACGGCAACATGGGAGACATTGTGCAAAAACTAGACAGTCTcgatgacttcttcgagGAAACAGAGCCTATTAACTCTGGACTTGATGTAATGCCAGACGCATCGTTGCGAGGCTTTACTGGTGCTTATGCGGACACGAGCGCGCATCTTTATGACCAACAGACCGCACCCATTTTGCGCAAATCACTTGCGCGAACTGCATCAACCTCGTCGTTCCACAATGGCCTCGCTGAATCCCGACCACCGAATCAGCGCTTTGATAGTGTGGGTGTCTATTCACCGAATACGCTGATGCCCCAGGTATCAGGTCACACGTTGCGGCCGACAACACACGCTCGCTCCGTCACCTCACCAGCTAACAACCTTTATCCGCCAAGCTCCTCCAATGTACAGTTTTCCACTCCACCGCTTGGGTTCAGCGAATCAGCATATTTGTCCGATGACGAGTTTGAAGACGGGCTCTATGAGTTTGATGAGCGACTGACTAACAACAAACCGCCGACCGTTTTCCATAATAGTCAGGGCCGAAGTGTAACGGATGGGTCTTCATCCCTTGAGTCGATGATTCGCAGCGGAATGAGAAGACTTACAGGCGGCGCGGCCGCGAACCGGGAGAAAGAGCGGCAGCGTGACTTGATCAGGGCCCAACATCGTGCAGCTGTGCAAACGGCGAACTCACCCCGGGTGCCGAAAGTGCCACCGGAATTCCTCACAGGGCCGACCAGCAATCCGACATCACCAGGACAGTGA